ATAAACAATACGCATGACCAGGCATTATCTCACAATCAAACAAGCAGCTGATTTTATAGGGGTGAGCGCTCTCACTCTTCGGAATTGGGACAAGAAAGGAAAGCTCGCCGCATACCGCCACCCGGTAAACGGGTACCGTCTCTACCGAATGGCAGATCTTGAAAAATTCGTAAAAAGCATCTCTGGAAGACGTCCGCGCAAGCTCAATATCGTCATGCTTGAGGATGAAGAATGAACAACCTGTGGGAAACATGTGTATAGCAAGTGACTAACCCCGTATAAAGCAAGCGGGGCTTTATTTTTGCTCATTTTGGCTGACTTCCCTTATTTGCTTTGAGAAATTAACGACATTGGGCAAGTATTGACAAATGGCTAAAATTTGGTATAATACACCTATATTTTATGAATAATCTAAACACAAAATCAATGAAAACCATTAATTTAAGCCATTTTTTGAGCGTATGCGCTTTCTTGGTAGTCCTTACAATCCCCTTTGGCACATACGCGGAGAATCTCGAAGTGACGATTTCTGCGTCTCCTCAAACTATAGATAAAGGAGATCAGTCTACATTGAGCTGGAACTCGGAAGGAGCCGTAGAATGTAAGATTATCGGTAAGGGCATTATGGCAAACGGCGGGTCACCAAAGTCTTCGTATGTCGGCCTTGGTTCAGGAATCATTCCGGTAGAACCTGAAAAAACGACTACGTACTCAATCTCTTGCAAGGGAAAAGATAACACCTTCACGCCGGCACAAGGACAAGTAACGGTTACCGTTGAAGGAACTAACGATTCTGCAGACGGAAGCGAAGGTTCTTCCGGCTCATCTTCCGATGAGGAAGACTTTAACTTTACCGCGGGATGCGTTGTGAATCCTGAACGCGCGCGCAGGGGTGAACTCGTAACATTTACGGCGACATCGGTTGGGGGCGAAGGAACGCTCCACTATCAGTGGTCAGGAGATGTTGTAGGTGGCGGACAAAAGATATTTGATACATTCACAAGCTCCGGAACAAAAACAGCAACGCTTACCGTAACAGATTCACGCGATATAAAAGTAGTAACCGCATGTAATGTATTTATTGAGCCGAGCACTGATGTTTCTGGAACAACCGGAACAACTGGCGGTACGGGAACGCAGACATCACCCACAGGATCTTCGGGCCAAACAGCGGCCGGAGGAGGAACCACGCAAACACAAACACCGGGAGATACAGGAAATGGAGACACCCAAACCGACACCAGCCAAGTAGCGGCAGCAAGCGAAGGAGGTGGCGGAACGCTCTTCCTTGTCTTACTTGTTTCGATTGTAGTAAATATGGCGGCTCTCTTCTACTTCTTTGTATACGCCAAGAAAAAGAAAGAAGAAAAAGCCCTCATGGAAGAAGAGGCGAGACTCGCAGACGGTATGGCAACCGCATAATGTACTCATAAAAAACAAACCCCGTAATAATTACGGGGTTTGTTTTTTATACGCGCGCATGAATGAGCGCCTCTATGCCGGGCAGCGTATGCTCAGCGAGAAAATCGAGCATTGCTCCGCCTCCGGTAGATACAAAACTGAACGAATTGAGCATTTTTTTCTGATTCAAAAATGCAATAGTATCTCCTCCTCCCGTAATAACCGTGCGTTTTCCGTTTGCGAAAAAAGAGACGAGTTCTTCGGTGCTTTCCACATACCCTTTTTCTGTATACCCCAATGGGCCATTCCATAAAATAAACTTGCTCTTTCCGACAAGAGCCTCTGCCTTTTCCATCGTCTTCGGGCCAAGGTCATAAATGATGTCCTGCGATTCCATGTCTGCAAGAAGGATTGTTTTTCTCCGCTTATTCCGCTCCACCACCACATCTTCGGGTAAAAGAATTTTTTTTGAACGAGCGAGCTTTTCAATTATCTTTTTTTCTGCTGTTTCAATAACAGACGCCCCCACTGCAATGCCCTGCGCAGCAAGAATTGTGTTTGCAATAGCGCCCCCCACAACAACAGCATCTGCCTTATACAAAAATCGCGAAAGCAGCGTAAGCTTAACGGGTTTTCTTCCTCCCAACACCAACAGGAAGGGATGGGAAGGACGAAACACCCGGCTTAATTGTCGGACTTCTTCCCGGAACAAGGGCCCCGCGTAACTCGGCAAAAATCGCGGGATGCCAACTATAGACGCATGCGCCCGATGCGAAGCACTAAATGCTTCATTAATAAACACATCGCCGAATGAGGCGAGCTCCTCTGCAAATTGTATGCTATTCTTTTTCTCTCGCGGATCTTTGCGGACATTCTCAAGCAATAATATGTCTCCTGGACCCATAGACTCTATTTTTTTGTTCACATGCTCCACGTCAAGATCACGGGAAAAGATAAGCTGGCGCATGCCATGCATGCGAAGATATGTAGCAATAGGAAGCAATGTTGGCGTGCCCCCATTCTCATCTTCCATGTGAGACAGCAAAATAATCTTATGACGGCATTCTCGGAGCGCCTTAATAGTGGGGAGCGTTTTTTGTATACGCATGTCATCTTGGACATGCCCCTTTTTTACCGGAACATTAAAATCAACGCGCATAAGCACGCGTTTTTCACGAAGCCGTGACGGAAGTAACGATAAGCGTTTTGGCATATTACAGTGTCGACGCCTCTTTGGTTATATGAATAAATTCTTGCGCGCGCAGCGAAGCGCCTCCCACTAACAGTCCGTCGACTCCTTCAACAGACAGAAACGAAGCGGCATTTTTTGATGATACCGATCCGCCATACAGTACCTGCATTGCATGCGCCGCTTTTTTACCGAAAAGATCAAGCAATATCCGTCGTATATACAATGTCATCTCGTATAAATCCTCGGGAGATACGGGGCTGCCCGTACCTATAGCCCATATCGGCTCATAGGCAATAATAATTTTTTTTGAGTGTCCGCGGGACACCTTTTTAAGTCCTGCAAGTATCTGGTGTTTTACAAGCTGGAGAAACCGCTCCTTGCTTCTGTCCCGTTCACCCACGCACAAGACAACAGACAACCCGCTTTTAAGTGCGCGTTTTATTTTTTCATTTATCTCCGTGTCGGTCTCATGAAAATGCATTCGGCGCTCTGAATGGCCGAGAATAACATACGAAACACCAACGGAGGAAAGCATGGGAGCTGACACCTCTCCCGTAAACGGACCTTCGTCCTTCACGGATGCATTCTGCGCGCCTAAGCGAGACGAGCGGAGCGCCTTTCCCACATCCCGGAGATACGCTGTGGGGGGTGCTATAACGGTCCGTACCCGCCGCAGCCTTGAAACGCCCCGCTCAATATCCCGGGCGAGACGGACTGCCTTTTTTACCGTATGAGGATTTGATTTCCAATTTGCGATAATAATTTTCATAATTATGTGCGCTGTTTTTTTCTAAGATGCGACCAGAAAAAATATATAATACCCAAAATCAATACTACAACAATAGCAATATCAAACTGATGCGTATATGTCCGTATACTTTCCCATCGCTCCCCAAGCGCAAATCCTATCCATGTAAGCAGTAACGACCATAACAAAGAACCAATCGTTGTATATATGCTGAATTTCCATATGTTCATTTTCCCTAATCCTATAGGAAAAGAAATGTATGTGCGAACAACGGGAAGCATACGCCCGAAAAATGCGGCAAATGAACCGTATCGGAAAAACCAGCGCTCAGCACTTGCTAAATGCTCTTCTGATAAAAGAACATACCTGCCATAGCGCGATATAACAGGACGTCCTCCATAGTACGCTATCCAATACAACACCAGGGAACCGACAAGATTACCCGCCGTCCCCGCCGCAACAACCAGTATAAAATTAAAATCACCCCGAGAAACTAAAAATCCAGAAAATGGCATAGTGACCTCCGACGGAATAGGAATCGCGGCAGACTCAAGCGCCATCAAAAAAAATATTCCCGTATAACCGGATGTATCTATAACCCAAAGAGCAAACGAGCTAATCATTTCTAAGAGCGTATATATCATACGATACTATGCTTTTACGCGGCGCAGCCGCTCTGCCGCTTCTTCGGGAGGAATAGCAACCACCTGAATACCTGTCCCTAATTCAACCCCCGCCCATCTAGCGATGCGGGGAAGAATCTCTACATGCCAGTGATAATGATTCATGCCATCTGTCTTCGCGGGAGCAGTATGAATAAAAAAGTTATAATCGGGATCATTCAATGCTACCTTGATCTTGCGAAGAGCCGTCCGTAACGCATCGGCAAGATAAACACGGTCGGCCTTGCTGATGCGTTCAAAGTGCGCATCGTGCAATTTCGGGAAAACGCGAACTTCATATGATACGCGTGAAGCAAACGGAGCAACTACTATAAACTTTTTATTTTCATAAATGATGCGTGTCTTTTTTTTCATTTCAAATGCCAATTCGTCACAATGTGCACATACGCCATGCTTTTGGAAATATTGTTTTGAGCCCAATAAACTCCGCCGGACATCCGGAGGAATAATCGGAAGTGCTATAAGCTGAGAATGCGGATGCGTTAATGACGCGCCTGCAGTTTCGCCGTGGTTATGGAATACAAGAATATATTCAATACACGGTTCACTTTCAATGCTTACCGTACGCTCTTGATACGCATGCAAAACGACTTCCACCTCCTCCGGCGTCATATCAGCAATTGCGCGCTTATGATCGCGCGTAATGATAACCTCATGAAATCCGATTCCTTCACGAACAAGATACGGTCCGGCTGGCTCATCTGTGGGACATACATGGTGGGGCGCTAACGCAGGGTACTTATTCGGAACAACCTGTAAAAACCAACTATCCACATTCTCTGATGCCGCCATCCGGGGATGCGGATACCAAAGTACCGGCTGTTCTTTGCCGTGCGGGCGTTCAAACGGACACGAACTTTTCGGGGAGGATTTTCGTTTTTTGTGCGCACTCTTTTTTTCTGCGGCACCCGGACGATTTCTCCGGCCAGCAACAACTAATATCCACTCGCCCGAAATAATATCCTTCCGGAACTCTGACACTTTTTTGTACGCGTGCTTATGATCTTGGCTCTTCATAATCTTCTTTCTTTTTATATGCGCCTCTTCGCACATTCCAGCCGATGACAACCGTTTCCCATAATACTTTTATATATGAAAAAAGGTTCACCTTCGTATTCGGATCATTTATCCAATGCGCAGGGATAATGCCTATGCGATATCCAAAAAGACGTGACATCGCAAGCACCTCAATATCAAAACCAAATCCCGTTATCTTCATCTGCGAAAAAATCTGTTCCGCCGCAAAATTACGGAATGCCTTAAAGCCGCACTGCGTATCCCAAATACCACGCACCGCAACTATCTGAATAAATATATTCCCCATATCTCCCAAAAGACGCTTATGGAACGGCTGGGCGACTGCCTGTGTCGCCCCCTCCGCATCACGCTCTTCACGGGAACAAATAACAACTTCATATCCGTCGTCAAACAGAGGCCGCATTTTTTCAAAATGAGAAATATCTGTCGCGTTGTCAGCATCCATAAAAAGCCGTATCTTGCCTGAGGCTGCAAGCATGCCGACACGGACCGAGTCCCCCTTCCCGCGATTCACCGGCACATTAATAACATTGAGATGGGGAACATCTTTTTTCATAGACTCAACAACCCCCACCGTATTATCCGTTGACTTGCTCGAAACAACGATAATTTCGTAGTTGTAGCTTTTCTGCTTTAAGTAATCGGCAGTCTCCCGAAGTGTTTTTGGTAAACGTTTTTCTTCGTTGTATGCCGGGATAATAATAGAAAGATACACGTCTTTTTTTATTAAAAGCGATTTGGGCACAAAGGAAGGTTTTGGGCGTGTAAGCGTAACTCCGTCCATGATAATATTATACTTCAGGAATATCTTTTATGTCTTTCCCCGTCTTTTGGTTCCGCCTGTCCAAAAAACTTTGGAGTATCAGTGCTGCAGCAGATGCATCGGTCTTGTGGGGAGGCGCAGCGCCCGACGATTGCACTGCCCGCGAGGTAAAACTTTCGTTCTCAAAATGAATAGGCAAATTAAAAAACTCCTTAAGATGCAAAACGAACTCGCGGACATGCCTGCTCATGTCGCTCTCATCCCCCTCAAGAGTCAAGGGAAGGCCAATGACTATCTCCGCGATTGTTTCTTTTGCAAGAATATCAGCAATGACGTCTTTGATGCCAGGCCATGCGCTCGGGTACACCCCCTTTGGGAAGGCAACCTTATGCCCTTCATCAGAGAGCGCTAGGCCTGCTTTTCGCAGGCCATAATCTATGCCTAAGATACGTGACATTGCTTTATTGTAACACACCGCAACAAAAAAACCCGCTCTGCGGGTTTTTATTCTATAGTAAGAATTTCATATCCGTCCTCTGTAACGAGAACAGTATGTTCAAAATGCGCTGCGCGCGAACCGTCTTTTGTGCTGATAGTCCATCCGTCCGGATGAGTGATGATATCTTCTCCATTTTCAGTAATCATGGGTTCGATTGCTATTACCATACCCGCCTCCAACCGATCCCCGGTCCCCGCTTTCCCAAAATTAGGAATTTGTGGGTCTTCATGAAGCGAATAGCCAACGCCATGCCCCACTAATTCCCTGATAATGCCATACTTGAAAGGCGTTATGTGCATTTCTATCGCAGAACCGATGTCGCCGACATGTCCGCCCCCATGGATTGCTTCTATCCCCTTCATAAGTGCCTGCTCAGTCGCCTGAAGAAGCTTTTTTGCGGCAGCATCTCCCGCTCCTACAATGACGCTTTTTGCCATATCGGCAATAAGCCCGCCATATACAAGACCCATATCAACGCTTACAATGTCTCCTTCACTGAATATTTTTTCCTTTGTCGGTATGCCATGCACAATCTCATCATTTATTGATACGCAGATGGCAGCAGGGAATGGAGAGCTATCTCCCGCATACCCCTTGAACGCGGGGATCCCTCCAGTGCGTTTCATTTCTTCTTCGGCTATGCTATCAAGCTCTTGCGCTGACATTCCCGAATTGATTGAAGAAAGCACATGCGTCATAACATGTGCTAATTTGTTTCCGCATGCGCGAAGAACGGCTATGTCTTTTTCTGATTTTACACTCATAGGCCGATGGCTTTCTTTAAGTCTTTGTGTATCTGTTGCGGGTCGCGGGGGTTACCGTCGAGCTCAATAAGTGCATTCTTGCTTTCGGTGCGGAAATATTCAATCGCAGGCCCCACCTCTCTTTCAAACCAACTCAATCGCTTTGCAATCGTCTCGTCGTTATCATCAGCACGTCCGCGCTCTTTGAGGCGCCTGCCTGCTTCATCCGAAGCAACATTCAAATATACCGGGTACACCCGTGTGATGCCATAAAATGAAAAAGCGTCATCCAAAAATTGCGACTCCATGCGCGTTCGCGGAGAGCTGCT
The DNA window shown above is from Candidatus Niyogibacteria bacterium CG10_big_fil_rev_8_21_14_0_10_46_36 and carries:
- a CDS encoding galactose-1-phosphate uridylyltransferase, which gives rise to MCEEAHIKRKKIMKSQDHKHAYKKVSEFRKDIISGEWILVVAGRRNRPGAAEKKSAHKKRKSSPKSSCPFERPHGKEQPVLWYPHPRMAASENVDSWFLQVVPNKYPALAPHHVCPTDEPAGPYLVREGIGFHEVIITRDHKRAIADMTPEEVEVVLHAYQERTVSIESEPCIEYILVFHNHGETAGASLTHPHSQLIALPIIPPDVRRSLLGSKQYFQKHGVCAHCDELAFEMKKKTRIIYENKKFIVVAPFASRVSYEVRVFPKLHDAHFERISKADRVYLADALRTALRKIKVALNDPDYNFFIHTAPAKTDGMNHYHWHVEILPRIARWAGVELGTGIQVVAIPPEEAAERLRRVKA
- a CDS encoding triose-phosphate isomerase; translation: MKIIIANWKSNPHTVKKAVRLARDIERGVSRLRRVRTVIAPPTAYLRDVGKALRSSRLGAQNASVKDEGPFTGEVSAPMLSSVGVSYVILGHSERRMHFHETDTEINEKIKRALKSGLSVVLCVGERDRSKERFLQLVKHQILAGLKKVSRGHSKKIIIAYEPIWAIGTGSPVSPEDLYEMTLYIRRILLDLFGKKAAHAMQVLYGGSVSSKNAASFLSVEGVDGLLVGGASLRAQEFIHITKEASTL
- the pgk gene encoding phosphoglycerate kinase, yielding MPKRLSLLPSRLREKRVLMRVDFNVPVKKGHVQDDMRIQKTLPTIKALRECRHKIILLSHMEDENGGTPTLLPIATYLRMHGMRQLIFSRDLDVEHVNKKIESMGPGDILLLENVRKDPREKKNSIQFAEELASFGDVFINEAFSASHRAHASIVGIPRFLPSYAGPLFREEVRQLSRVFRPSHPFLLVLGGRKPVKLTLLSRFLYKADAVVVGGAIANTILAAQGIAVGASVIETAEKKIIEKLARSKKILLPEDVVVERNKRRKTILLADMESQDIIYDLGPKTMEKAEALVGKSKFILWNGPLGYTEKGYVESTEELVSFFANGKRTVITGGGDTIAFLNQKKMLNSFSFVSTGGGAMLDFLAEHTLPGIEALIHARV
- the map gene encoding type I methionyl aminopeptidase, coding for MSVKSEKDIAVLRACGNKLAHVMTHVLSSINSGMSAQELDSIAEEEMKRTGGIPAFKGYAGDSSPFPAAICVSINDEIVHGIPTKEKIFSEGDIVSVDMGLVYGGLIADMAKSVIVGAGDAAAKKLLQATEQALMKGIEAIHGGGHVGDIGSAIEMHITPFKYGIIRELVGHGVGYSLHEDPQIPNFGKAGTGDRLEAGMVIAIEPMITENGEDIITHPDGWTISTKDGSRAAHFEHTVLVTEDGYEILTIE
- a CDS encoding MerR family DNA-binding transcriptional regulator, which gives rise to MTRHYLTIKQAADFIGVSALTLRNWDKKGKLAAYRHPVNGYRLYRMADLEKFVKSISGRRPRKLNIVMLEDEE
- a CDS encoding Holliday junction resolvase RuvX produces the protein MSRILGIDYGLRKAGLALSDEGHKVAFPKGVYPSAWPGIKDVIADILAKETIAEIVIGLPLTLEGDESDMSRHVREFVLHLKEFFNLPIHFENESFTSRAVQSSGAAPPHKTDASAAALILQSFLDRRNQKTGKDIKDIPEV